From a single Candidatus Zixiibacteriota bacterium genomic region:
- the gcvPA gene encoding aminomethyl-transferring glycine dehydrogenase subunit GcvPA translates to MSYIPNTQTELDQMLKSIGFSSFEDLIKNIPASIRYNHNLNIPKPLSEYELINHLTELSEKNKRYLSVFAGAGAYDHYVPAIINSLISRSEFLTAYTPYQPEAAQGTLQAIYEFQSMVSNLTGLPVTNASMYDGASALAEAILLAARHTGRKETLVAATVNPNYIETVKTYLTGTDIKLITIPFAEGLVDYEFLRNKLSDNTAAFVVQNPNFLGLIENIDEAASDIKNCGALLIESYDPISLGILKSPAELGADIAVAEGQPLGLPLSYGGPYLGLFSVRKELIRKMPGRLVAKTTDANGKTGYVLTLQTREQHIRREKATSNICTNQQLCALASAIYMAVTGKAGIKRTAELCLINAHYAAEKIGELPGFKLQFAAPFFKEFVVQTPIQPKKIIKNLGKYNILAGLDLNSYKIGLKGCLMIAATEKITFKQIDELVFRLSKVK, encoded by the coding sequence ATGAGTTACATACCTAATACACAGACCGAACTTGACCAGATGCTTAAAAGCATCGGTTTTTCAAGTTTCGAGGATTTAATAAAAAATATACCGGCATCGATAAGATATAATCATAATCTTAACATTCCAAAACCGCTTTCTGAATATGAACTCATCAATCACTTAACCGAACTGTCCGAAAAAAACAAACGATATCTATCCGTATTCGCCGGCGCCGGCGCCTACGACCACTATGTGCCGGCAATTATAAACAGCTTGATATCGCGCTCGGAGTTTTTAACTGCATATACACCGTACCAACCAGAGGCTGCTCAGGGAACTCTCCAGGCAATATATGAATTTCAGTCTATGGTCAGCAATTTGACCGGCCTGCCGGTAACTAACGCCTCAATGTATGACGGCGCCAGCGCATTAGCCGAGGCTATTCTGTTAGCGGCCAGGCATACCGGACGAAAAGAAACGTTGGTAGCCGCCACTGTTAATCCCAATTATATTGAAACTGTAAAAACATATCTGACGGGAACAGATATTAAGCTGATTACTATTCCCTTTGCCGAGGGTCTCGTTGATTATGAATTCCTGCGCAATAAACTTAGCGATAATACCGCCGCCTTTGTTGTCCAAAACCCTAATTTCCTTGGCTTGATTGAAAATATCGATGAGGCTGCCAGTGATATTAAAAACTGCGGAGCTTTGCTGATTGAATCCTATGATCCAATCTCGCTGGGGATTTTAAAATCGCCTGCCGAATTGGGCGCAGATATCGCTGTCGCGGAAGGACAACCGCTTGGCCTACCGCTGTCTTATGGCGGACCTTATCTTGGGTTATTCTCCGTCAGGAAGGAACTTATCCGCAAAATGCCGGGACGGCTGGTTGCAAAAACTACCGATGCTAACGGCAAAACAGGCTATGTGTTAACCCTTCAAACACGAGAACAACATATAAGACGCGAAAAAGCCACCTCTAATATTTGCACAAATCAGCAATTGTGCGCTTTGGCTTCGGCTATTTATATGGCTGTTACAGGCAAGGCGGGCATAAAAAGGACTGCCGAATTATGCCTGATAAACGCTCATTACGCCGCTGAGAAAATAGGTGAATTGCCGGGATTCAAACTCCAATTTGCCGCGCCTTTCTTCAAAGAATTCGTTGTTCAGACTCCTATACAACCCAAGAAAATTATTAAGAACCTCGGCAAATATAATATACTCGCCGGACTTGACTTAAACAGCTATAAAATAGGTTTGAAAGGTTGCCTGATGATTGCTGCAACTGAAAAAATTACATTTAAGCAAATTGATGAACTTGTATTTCGCTTATCAAAGGTGAAGTGA
- the gcvH gene encoding glycine cleavage system protein GcvH has product MIPEDLLYTKEHEWIKLDGDIAAVGITDYAQGELGDVVFVELPSVGSKIEFMQPFGTIEAVKAVSDLFAPLTGEVTEVNDLLENDAGIANSDPYGDGWMIKVKVENKDELNQLLDAAAYKEFIGQS; this is encoded by the coding sequence TTGATACCCGAGGATTTATTATATACCAAGGAACATGAATGGATTAAGCTTGATGGAGATATTGCTGCTGTCGGCATTACTGATTATGCCCAGGGCGAACTTGGCGATGTTGTTTTCGTAGAATTGCCGAGTGTCGGCAGTAAAATCGAATTTATGCAGCCTTTCGGCACGATTGAAGCTGTTAAGGCTGTATCAGATTTGTTTGCGCCATTGACCGGTGAAGTTACAGAAGTCAATGATTTGCTCGAAAACGACGCCGGTATTGCGAATTCTGATCCGTATGGCGATGGCTGGATGATAAAAGTTAAGGTTGAAAACAAAGACGAACTCAACCAACTTCTTGATGCTGCGGCCTATAAGGAGTTTATTGGACAGAGTTGA